The following are encoded together in the Chaetodon auriga isolate fChaAug3 chromosome 4, fChaAug3.hap1, whole genome shotgun sequence genome:
- the myh10 gene encoding myosin-10 isoform X3 — MSQRSGQEDPERYLFVDRAVVYNPAAQADWTAKRLVWIPSERHGFEAASVREERGDEVVVELAENGKKAVVNKDDIQKMNPPKFSKVEDMAELTCLNEASVLHNLKDRYYSGLIYTYSGLFCVVINPYKNLPIYSDNIIEMYRGKKRHEMPPHIYAISESAYRCMLQDREDQSILCTGESGAGKTENTKKVIQYLAHVASSHKGRKDHNIPSGPLFYGELERQLLQANPILESFGNAKTVKNDNSSRFGKFIRINFDVTGYIVGANIETYLLEKSRAIRQAKDERTFHVFYQLLAGAGEHLKSDLLLEGFNNYRFLSNGNIPIPGQQDKDNFQETMEAMHIMSFAHDEILAMLKVVSSVLQFGNIVFKKERNTDQASMPDNTAAQKLCHLLGMNVMEFTRAILSPRIKVGRDYVQKAQTKEQADFAVEALAKATYERLFRWLVHRINKALDRTKRQGASFIGILDIAGFEIFQLNSFEQLCINYTNEKLQQLFNHTMFILEQEEYQREGIEWSFIDFGLDLQPCIDLIERPANPPGVLALLDEECWFPKATDKTFVDKLIQEQGTHTKFQKPRQLKDKADFCIIHYAGRVDYKADEWLMKNMDPLNDNVATLLHQSTDKFVAELWKDEIQTIQRASFYDNVTSLDEPAVDRIVGLDQVAGMNETAFGATYKTKKGMFRTVGQLYKESLTKLMATLRNTNPNFVRCIIPNHEKRAGKLEPHLVLDQLRCNGVLEGIRICRQGFPNRIVFQEFRQRYEILTPNAIPKGFMDGKQACERMIRALELDPNLFRIGQSKIFFRTGVLAHLEEERDLKITDIIIYFQSVCRGYLARKAFAKKQQQLSALKVLQRNCAAYLKLRHWQWWRLFTKVKPLLQVTRQEEEMQAKDEELIKVKERQLKVENELVEMERKHQQLVEEKNILAEQLHAETELFAEAEEMRVRLLSRKQELEEILHDLESRVEEEEERNQSLQNEKKKMQSHIQDLEEQLDEEEAARQKLQLDKVTAEAKIKKMEEDILLLEDQNSKFLKEKKLLEDRIGEMTSLLTEEEEKAKNLGKVKNKQEMMMVDLEERLKKEEKTRQELEKAKRKLDAETTDLQDQIVELQAQIEELKIQLTKKEEELQAALARSDEETVQKNNALKQVRELQAHLAELQEDLESEKMCRTKAEKLKRDLSEELEALKTELEDTLDTTAAQQELRSKREQEVAELKKAIDEETKNHEAQIQEMRQRHATALEELSEQLEQAKRFKANLEKNKQSLESDNKEMACEVKTLQQAKTESEYKRKKLDAQLQEFMARATEVERTKGELAERSHKLQTELDNVSALLEESEKKGVKLAKEVDKLNSKLQDSEELRQEETRQKLHLSAQIRQLEVEKNTLLEQQEEDEEARRNLEKQLQTVHAQLFETKKKLEEDVGAMESLEEVKRKLLKDVELASQRLEEKTMAMDKMEKTKNRLQQELDDLMVDLDHQRQIVSNLEKKQKKFDQLLAEEKTISARYAEERDRAEAEAREKDTKALSMARALEEALEAKEELERFNKQLRAEMEDLMSSKDDVGKNVHELEKSKRTLEQQVEEMRTQLEELEDELQATEDAKLRLEVNMQAMKAQFDRDLQARDEQGEEKKRALIKQVREMEAELEDERKQRTLSVAAKKKLEMDLSELEGQIETANKGREEAIKQLRKLQAQMKDYQRELEEARASRDEIFTQSKENEKKLKSLEAEILQLQEDHAASERARRHAEQERDELADEISNSASGKSSLLEEKRRLEARIAQLEEELEEEQGNMELLNDRFRKTNMQVDSLNAELAGERNTAQKSENARQQMERQNKDLKAKLAELEGAVKSKFKASITALEAKILQLEEQLEQEAKERAAANKIVRRTEKKLKEVMMQVEDERRHADQYKEQMEKANSRMKQLKRQLEEAEEEATRANASRRKLQRELDDATEASEGLTREVNSLKNRLRRGGPVSSFSSSRSGRRNLNLDGASIDMSDDDADSRAGDFNETQTSNAE; from the exons ATCGAGAGGACCAGTCCATTCTTTGCAC AGGTGAGTCAGGAGCTGGCAAGacggaaaacacaaaaaaggtcATTCAGTACCTGGCACATGTTGCCTCCTCccacaaaggaagaaaagaccACAACATTCCT AGTGGACCCCTGTTTTAT ggtgAATTGGAACGGCAGCTTTTACAAGCCAACCCCATCCTTGAATCTTTTGGAAATgctaaaacagtgaaaaatgacaacTCCTCACGTTTT GGGAAATTCATCCGGATCAACTTTGATGTCACCGGATACATTGTTGGAGCCAATATTGAAACAT ACTTACTGGAGAAATCCAGAGCTATTCGTCAAGCCAAAGATGAGCGCACCTTCCACGTTTTCTACCAGCTGttggctggagctggagagcaCCTCAAGT CGGACCTTCTTCTGGAAGGATTCAACAACTACCGTTTCCTGTCCAATGGTAACATCCCAATCCCTGGCCAGCAGGACAAAGACAACTTCCAGGAGACCATGGAGGCCATGCACATCATGAGCTTCGCCCATGATGAGATTCTGG CCATGTTGAAGGTGGTGTCCTCAGTGCTTCAGTTTGGTAACATTGTCTTTAAGAAGGAGAGGAACACGGATCAAGCTTCTATGCCTGATAATACTG CCGCCCAGAAGTTGTGTCATCTGCTGGGTATGAATGTAATGGAGTTTACCAGAGCCATCCTGTCTCCAAGGATCAAAGTGGGGAGAGACTATGTCCAGAAAGCACAGACTAAAGAGcag GCTGACTTTGCTGTCGAGGCCCTGGCTAAAGCGACATATGAGCGTCTGTTCCGCTGGCTGGTCCATCGCATTAACAAAGCTCTGGACAGAACCAAACGGCAAGGGGCCTCCTTCATCGGTATCCTGGACATTGCGGGTTTTGAGATTTTCCAG CTGAACTCGTTTGAGCAGCTGTGTATCAACTACACcaatgagaagctgcagcagctcttcaaCCACACCATGTTCATCCTGGAGCAGGAAGAGTACCAGAGGGAGGGCATCGAGTGGAGCTTCATCGACTTCGGCCTCGACCTGCAGCCCTGCATCGACCTCATTGAGAGGCCG GCTAACCCTCCAGGAGTGCTGGCTTTGTTGGATGAAGAGTGCTGGTTCCCCAAGGCCACAGACAAGACCTTTGTAGACAAGCTGATCCAGGAGCAGGGTACACACACCAAGTTCCAGAAGCCGCGGCAGCTCAAAGATAAGGCCGACTTCTGCATCATCCACTATGCCGGCAGG GTGGATTATAAGGCAGATGAGTGGCTAATGAAGAACATGGACCCCCTGAATGACAATGTGGCCACTCTTCTGCATCAGTCAACTGACAAATTTGTCGCTGAACTTTGGAAAGATG AGATTCAGACCATTCAAAGGGCTTCATTCTATGACAATGTCACTAGTCTGGATGAGCCAGCAG TTGACCGTATCGTGGGCCTGGACCAGGTGGCCGGGATGAATGAGACAGCCTTTGGTGCAACCTACAAAACGAAAAAGGGCATGTTTCGTACAGTGGGACAGCTCTACAAGGAGTCGCTCACCAAGCTCATGGCCACACTGAGGAACACCAACCCCAACTTTGTCCGCTGCATCATCCCCAACCACGAGAAAAGA GCTGGCAAACTGGAGCCACACCTGGTTCTGGACCAGCTCAGGTGTAATGGAGTCCTAGAGGGGATTCGCATCTGCAGACAGGGCTTCCCAAACCGCATCGTCTTCCAGGAGTTCAGACAGAG ATATGAGATCCTGACCCCCAATGCCATCCCCAAAGGATTCATGGACGGGAAACAAGCCTGTGAGAGAATG ATCCGAGCCCTGGAGCTGGACCCCAACCTTTTCCGTATTGGCCAGAGTAAGATCTTCTTCAGAACTGGAGTTCTGGCTCacctggaggaagagagagatcTGAAGATCACCGACATCATCATCTACTTCCAGTCTGTGTGTCGTGGATACTTGGCACGGAA GGCCTTTGCTAAgaagcaacagcagctgagtgCCCTGAAGGTCCTCCAGAGGAACTGCGCTGCTTACTTGAAGCTGCGCCACTGGCAGTGGTGGAGGCTCTTCACCAAG gtgaagcctctgctgcaggttaccaggcaggaagaggagatgCAGGCCAAAGATGAGGAGCTGATAAAGGTGAAGGAGAGACAGCTCAAGGTGGAGAATGAGctggtggagatggagaggaaacaccAACAG ctCGTAGAGGAGAAGAATATTCTGGCAGAGCAGCTCCACGCTGAGACGGAGCTGTTCGCCGAGGCTGAAGAGATGAGGGTCCGTCTGCTTTCTAGGAAGCAGGAGTTGGAGGAGATCCTTCATGATCTGGAGTCtagggtggaggaagaggaggagaggaaccaGAGCCTacagaatgagaagaagaagatgcagTCACACATCCAG GACCTGGAGGAGCAGCTCGATGAGGAGGAAGCCGCaagacagaagctgcagctggacaAAGTGACCGCTGAGGCTAAGATCAAGAAAATGGAGGAGGACATTCTTCTGCTGGAGGACCAAAACTCCAAGTTCCTCAAG GAGAAAAAGCTACTGGAAGACAGGATTGGTGAGATGACCTCCctgctgacagaggaggaggagaaagcaaagAACCTTGGCAAGGTCAAGAACAAGCAGGAGATGATGATGGTTGACCTGGAGG AGCGtttgaagaaggaggagaaaacgcggcaggagctggagaaggccAAACGTAAACTGGATGCTGAGACGACTGACCTGCAGGACCAGATTGTTGAGCTTCAGGCTCAGATCGAGGAGCTGAAGATCCAACTGACcaaaaaggaggaggagctgcaggctgctctgGCCAG GAGTGATGAGGAGACCGTCCAGAAGAACAACGCCTTGAAGCAAGTTCGGGAGCTGCAGGCCCACCTAGCTGAGCTTCAGGAGGATCTGGAGTCAGAGAAGATGTGTCGAACTAAAGCTGAAAAACTGAAGAGGGACCTGAGTGAGGAGCTCGAAGCTCTGAAGACGGAGCTGGAGGACACACTGGATACCACCGCTGCCCAGCAGGAGCTCAG GTCCAAGCGGGAGCAAGAGGTGGCAGAGCTGAAGAAGGCCATAGATGAGGAGACCAAAAACCACGAGGCTCAGATTCAGGAAATGAGACAGAGGCACGCCACAGCGCTGGAAGAACTGTCCGAACAGCTGGAACAGGCCAAGAGG TTCAAAGCCAACCTGGAGAAGAACAAGCAGAGCCTGGAGAGTGACAACAAGGAGATGGCCTGTGAGGTGAAGACTCTGCAGCAGGCAAAGACGGAGTCAGAGTACAAGAGGAAGAAACTGGACGCCCAGCTGCAGGAATTTATGGCCAGGGCCACCGAGGTAGAGCGGACCAAGGGAGAGCTGGCTGAGCGCTCACACAAACTCCAG ACTGAGTTGGACAATGTGTCTGCTTTGCTGGAGGAGTCAGAGAAAAAGGGCGTCAAACTGGCCAAAGAAGTTGACAAACTGAACAGCAAACTGCAAGACTCAGAG GAGTTACGGCAGGAGGAGACGCGCCAGAAGCTACACCTGAGCGCCCAAATCCGCCAGCTGGAGGTGGAAAAGAACACCttgctggagcagcaggaggaggatgaggaggcacGACGCAACCtagagaagcagctgcagacgGTGCACGCTCAG ctgtttgagacaaagaagaagctggaggaggacgTGGGAGCGATGGAAAGTCTGGAGGAGGTAAAGAGAAAACTTCTGAAGGACGTGGAGCTGGCCAGCCAGCGTCTGGAGGAGAAGACCATGGCCATGGACAAGATGGAGAAGACCAAGAACCGACTGCAGCAAGAGCTGGACGACCTGATGGTGGACCTGGACCACCAGAGACAGATCGTCTCCAACCTcgaaaagaaacagaagaagttCGATCAG CTGCTGGCGGAGGAGAAAACCATCTCGGCTCGTTATGCTGAGGAGCGTGACCGTGCAGAGGCTGAGGCCAGAGAGAAGGACACCAAGGCTCTGTCCATGGCCAGAGCTCTGGAGGAGGCCCTGGAGGCCAAAGAGGAACTGGAGAGGTTTAACAAGCAGCTCCGTGCTGAAATGGAGGATCTGATGAGCTCCAAGGACGACGTAGGGAAGAAT GTCCATGAACTGGAGAAGTCCAAGCGTACGCTGGAGCaacaggtggaggagatgagaactcagctggaggagctggaggatgagCTGCAGGCCACAGAGGACGCCAAACTGCGCCTGGAGGTCAACATGCAGGCCATGAAGGCCCAGTTTGACCGAGACCTGCAGGCCAGAGAcgagcagggagaggagaagaagagggcgctCATCAAACAG GTGCGTGAGATGGAGGCAGAGTTGGAGGAcgagaggaagcagagaacTCTGTCTGTCGCTGCCAAGAAGAAACTGGAGATGGACCTGAGCGAGCTGGAGGGACAGATCGAAACCGCTAACAAAGGCAGGGAGGAGGCGATTAAACAGCTCAGAAAActacag gCTCAGATGAAGGACTAtcagagggagctggaggaggccagAGCCTCCAGGGACGAGATCTTCACCCAGTCCAAGGAAAACGAGAAGAAACTCAAGAGCCTAGAAGCTGAAATCCTGCAGCTACAGGAG GATCACGCAGCGTCAGAGAGGGCCCGTCGACATGCTGAACAGGAGAGGGACGAGCTGGCTGATGAGATCTCCAACAGTGCTTCTGGAAA gtcatcactgctggaggagaagaggaggctggaggCTCGCATCgcccagctggaggaggagctggaggaggagcagggcaACATGGAGCTGCTCAACGACCGCTTCAGAAAAACCAACATGCAG GTCGACAGCCTGAACGCCGAGCTGGCTGGAGAACGCAACACTGCACAAAAGAGCGAGAACGCTCGGCAACAGATGGAGCGGCAGAACAAG gatttGAAAGCCAAGCTGGCAGAGCTGGAGGGGGCTGTCAAATCAAAGTTTAAGGCATCCATCACTGCCCTGGAGGCCAAGATccttcagctggaggagcagctggagcaggaagCAAA ggagagagcagcagccaaTAAAATCGTCCGGCGCACGgagaagaaactgaaggagGTGATGATGCAAGTGGAGGATGAGCGTCGACATGCTGATCAGTACAAGGAGCAG ATGGAGAAAGCCAACTCTCGTATGAAGCAGCTGAAGCGTCAgctggaggaggcggaggaggaggccacCAGGGCCAATGCCTCCCGCAGGAAGCTGCAGCGGGAGCTGGATGACGCCACCGAGGCCAGTGAGGGTCTCACCCGGGAGGTCAACTCCCTCAAGAATCGcctcag GCGCGGGGGTCCAGtcagcagcttctcctccagccGTTCAGGCCGCCGCAACCTCAATCTGGATGGTGCCTCCATCGACATGTCAGATGACGACGCCGACAGCCGCGCCGGTGACTTCAACGAGACGCAAACCTCCAACGCCGAGTAA
- the myh10 gene encoding myosin-10 isoform X6 has product MSQRSGQEDPERYLFVDRAVVYNPAAQADWTAKRLVWIPSERHGFEAASVREERGDEVVVELAENGKKAVVNKDDIQKMNPPKFSKVEDMAELTCLNEASVLHNLKDRYYSGLIYTYSGLFCVVINPYKNLPIYSDNIIEMYRGKKRHEMPPHIYAISESAYRCMLQDREDQSILCTGESGAGKTENTKKVIQYLAHVASSHKGRKDHNIPSGPLFYGELERQLLQANPILESFGNAKTVKNDNSSRFGKFIRINFDVTGYIVGANIETYLLEKSRAIRQAKDERTFHVFYQLLAGAGEHLKSDLLLEGFNNYRFLSNGNIPIPGQQDKDNFQETMEAMHIMSFAHDEILAMLKVVSSVLQFGNIVFKKERNTDQASMPDNTAAQKLCHLLGMNVMEFTRAILSPRIKVGRDYVQKAQTKEQADFAVEALAKATYERLFRWLVHRINKALDRTKRQGASFIGILDIAGFEIFQLNSFEQLCINYTNEKLQQLFNHTMFILEQEEYQREGIEWSFIDFGLDLQPCIDLIERPANPPGVLALLDEECWFPKATDKTFVDKLIQEQGTHTKFQKPRQLKDKADFCIIHYAGRVDYKADEWLMKNMDPLNDNVATLLHQSTDKFVAELWKDVDRIVGLDQVAGMNETAFGATYKTKKGMFRTVGQLYKESLTKLMATLRNTNPNFVRCIIPNHEKRAGKLEPHLVLDQLRCNGVLEGIRICRQGFPNRIVFQEFRQRYEILTPNAIPKGFMDGKQACERMIRALELDPNLFRIGQSKIFFRTGVLAHLEEERDLKITDIIIYFQSVCRGYLARKAFAKKQQQLSALKVLQRNCAAYLKLRHWQWWRLFTKVKPLLQVTRQEEEMQAKDEELIKVKERQLKVENELVEMERKHQQLVEEKNILAEQLHAETELFAEAEEMRVRLLSRKQELEEILHDLESRVEEEEERNQSLQNEKKKMQSHIQDLEEQLDEEEAARQKLQLDKVTAEAKIKKMEEDILLLEDQNSKFLKEKKLLEDRIGEMTSLLTEEEEKAKNLGKVKNKQEMMMVDLEERLKKEEKTRQELEKAKRKLDAETTDLQDQIVELQAQIEELKIQLTKKEEELQAALARSDEETVQKNNALKQVRELQAHLAELQEDLESEKMCRTKAEKLKRDLSEELEALKTELEDTLDTTAAQQELRSKREQEVAELKKAIDEETKNHEAQIQEMRQRHATALEELSEQLEQAKRFKANLEKNKQSLESDNKEMACEVKTLQQAKTESEYKRKKLDAQLQEFMARATEVERTKGELAERSHKLQTELDNVSALLEESEKKGVKLAKEVDKLNSKLQDSEELRQEETRQKLHLSAQIRQLEVEKNTLLEQQEEDEEARRNLEKQLQTVHAQLFETKKKLEEDVGAMESLEEVKRKLLKDVELASQRLEEKTMAMDKMEKTKNRLQQELDDLMVDLDHQRQIVSNLEKKQKKFDQLLAEEKTISARYAEERDRAEAEAREKDTKALSMARALEEALEAKEELERFNKQLRAEMEDLMSSKDDVGKNVHELEKSKRTLEQQVEEMRTQLEELEDELQATEDAKLRLEVNMQAMKAQFDRDLQARDEQGEEKKRALIKQVREMEAELEDERKQRTLSVAAKKKLEMDLSELEGQIETANKGREEAIKQLRKLQAQMKDYQRELEEARASRDEIFTQSKENEKKLKSLEAEILQLQEDHAASERARRHAEQERDELADEISNSASGKSSLLEEKRRLEARIAQLEEELEEEQGNMELLNDRFRKTNMQVDSLNAELAGERNTAQKSENARQQMERQNKDLKAKLAELEGAVKSKFKASITALEAKILQLEEQLEQEAKERAAANKIVRRTEKKLKEVMMQVEDERRHADQYKEQMEKANSRMKQLKRQLEEAEEEATRANASRRKLQRELDDATEASEGLTREVNSLKNRLRRGGPVSSFSSSRSGRRNLNLDGASIDMSDDDADSRAGDFNETQTSNAE; this is encoded by the exons ATCGAGAGGACCAGTCCATTCTTTGCAC AGGTGAGTCAGGAGCTGGCAAGacggaaaacacaaaaaaggtcATTCAGTACCTGGCACATGTTGCCTCCTCccacaaaggaagaaaagaccACAACATTCCT AGTGGACCCCTGTTTTAT ggtgAATTGGAACGGCAGCTTTTACAAGCCAACCCCATCCTTGAATCTTTTGGAAATgctaaaacagtgaaaaatgacaacTCCTCACGTTTT GGGAAATTCATCCGGATCAACTTTGATGTCACCGGATACATTGTTGGAGCCAATATTGAAACAT ACTTACTGGAGAAATCCAGAGCTATTCGTCAAGCCAAAGATGAGCGCACCTTCCACGTTTTCTACCAGCTGttggctggagctggagagcaCCTCAAGT CGGACCTTCTTCTGGAAGGATTCAACAACTACCGTTTCCTGTCCAATGGTAACATCCCAATCCCTGGCCAGCAGGACAAAGACAACTTCCAGGAGACCATGGAGGCCATGCACATCATGAGCTTCGCCCATGATGAGATTCTGG CCATGTTGAAGGTGGTGTCCTCAGTGCTTCAGTTTGGTAACATTGTCTTTAAGAAGGAGAGGAACACGGATCAAGCTTCTATGCCTGATAATACTG CCGCCCAGAAGTTGTGTCATCTGCTGGGTATGAATGTAATGGAGTTTACCAGAGCCATCCTGTCTCCAAGGATCAAAGTGGGGAGAGACTATGTCCAGAAAGCACAGACTAAAGAGcag GCTGACTTTGCTGTCGAGGCCCTGGCTAAAGCGACATATGAGCGTCTGTTCCGCTGGCTGGTCCATCGCATTAACAAAGCTCTGGACAGAACCAAACGGCAAGGGGCCTCCTTCATCGGTATCCTGGACATTGCGGGTTTTGAGATTTTCCAG CTGAACTCGTTTGAGCAGCTGTGTATCAACTACACcaatgagaagctgcagcagctcttcaaCCACACCATGTTCATCCTGGAGCAGGAAGAGTACCAGAGGGAGGGCATCGAGTGGAGCTTCATCGACTTCGGCCTCGACCTGCAGCCCTGCATCGACCTCATTGAGAGGCCG GCTAACCCTCCAGGAGTGCTGGCTTTGTTGGATGAAGAGTGCTGGTTCCCCAAGGCCACAGACAAGACCTTTGTAGACAAGCTGATCCAGGAGCAGGGTACACACACCAAGTTCCAGAAGCCGCGGCAGCTCAAAGATAAGGCCGACTTCTGCATCATCCACTATGCCGGCAGG GTGGATTATAAGGCAGATGAGTGGCTAATGAAGAACATGGACCCCCTGAATGACAATGTGGCCACTCTTCTGCATCAGTCAACTGACAAATTTGTCGCTGAACTTTGGAAAGATG TTGACCGTATCGTGGGCCTGGACCAGGTGGCCGGGATGAATGAGACAGCCTTTGGTGCAACCTACAAAACGAAAAAGGGCATGTTTCGTACAGTGGGACAGCTCTACAAGGAGTCGCTCACCAAGCTCATGGCCACACTGAGGAACACCAACCCCAACTTTGTCCGCTGCATCATCCCCAACCACGAGAAAAGA GCTGGCAAACTGGAGCCACACCTGGTTCTGGACCAGCTCAGGTGTAATGGAGTCCTAGAGGGGATTCGCATCTGCAGACAGGGCTTCCCAAACCGCATCGTCTTCCAGGAGTTCAGACAGAG ATATGAGATCCTGACCCCCAATGCCATCCCCAAAGGATTCATGGACGGGAAACAAGCCTGTGAGAGAATG ATCCGAGCCCTGGAGCTGGACCCCAACCTTTTCCGTATTGGCCAGAGTAAGATCTTCTTCAGAACTGGAGTTCTGGCTCacctggaggaagagagagatcTGAAGATCACCGACATCATCATCTACTTCCAGTCTGTGTGTCGTGGATACTTGGCACGGAA GGCCTTTGCTAAgaagcaacagcagctgagtgCCCTGAAGGTCCTCCAGAGGAACTGCGCTGCTTACTTGAAGCTGCGCCACTGGCAGTGGTGGAGGCTCTTCACCAAG gtgaagcctctgctgcaggttaccaggcaggaagaggagatgCAGGCCAAAGATGAGGAGCTGATAAAGGTGAAGGAGAGACAGCTCAAGGTGGAGAATGAGctggtggagatggagaggaaacaccAACAG ctCGTAGAGGAGAAGAATATTCTGGCAGAGCAGCTCCACGCTGAGACGGAGCTGTTCGCCGAGGCTGAAGAGATGAGGGTCCGTCTGCTTTCTAGGAAGCAGGAGTTGGAGGAGATCCTTCATGATCTGGAGTCtagggtggaggaagaggaggagaggaaccaGAGCCTacagaatgagaagaagaagatgcagTCACACATCCAG GACCTGGAGGAGCAGCTCGATGAGGAGGAAGCCGCaagacagaagctgcagctggacaAAGTGACCGCTGAGGCTAAGATCAAGAAAATGGAGGAGGACATTCTTCTGCTGGAGGACCAAAACTCCAAGTTCCTCAAG GAGAAAAAGCTACTGGAAGACAGGATTGGTGAGATGACCTCCctgctgacagaggaggaggagaaagcaaagAACCTTGGCAAGGTCAAGAACAAGCAGGAGATGATGATGGTTGACCTGGAGG AGCGtttgaagaaggaggagaaaacgcggcaggagctggagaaggccAAACGTAAACTGGATGCTGAGACGACTGACCTGCAGGACCAGATTGTTGAGCTTCAGGCTCAGATCGAGGAGCTGAAGATCCAACTGACcaaaaaggaggaggagctgcaggctgctctgGCCAG GAGTGATGAGGAGACCGTCCAGAAGAACAACGCCTTGAAGCAAGTTCGGGAGCTGCAGGCCCACCTAGCTGAGCTTCAGGAGGATCTGGAGTCAGAGAAGATGTGTCGAACTAAAGCTGAAAAACTGAAGAGGGACCTGAGTGAGGAGCTCGAAGCTCTGAAGACGGAGCTGGAGGACACACTGGATACCACCGCTGCCCAGCAGGAGCTCAG GTCCAAGCGGGAGCAAGAGGTGGCAGAGCTGAAGAAGGCCATAGATGAGGAGACCAAAAACCACGAGGCTCAGATTCAGGAAATGAGACAGAGGCACGCCACAGCGCTGGAAGAACTGTCCGAACAGCTGGAACAGGCCAAGAGG TTCAAAGCCAACCTGGAGAAGAACAAGCAGAGCCTGGAGAGTGACAACAAGGAGATGGCCTGTGAGGTGAAGACTCTGCAGCAGGCAAAGACGGAGTCAGAGTACAAGAGGAAGAAACTGGACGCCCAGCTGCAGGAATTTATGGCCAGGGCCACCGAGGTAGAGCGGACCAAGGGAGAGCTGGCTGAGCGCTCACACAAACTCCAG ACTGAGTTGGACAATGTGTCTGCTTTGCTGGAGGAGTCAGAGAAAAAGGGCGTCAAACTGGCCAAAGAAGTTGACAAACTGAACAGCAAACTGCAAGACTCAGAG GAGTTACGGCAGGAGGAGACGCGCCAGAAGCTACACCTGAGCGCCCAAATCCGCCAGCTGGAGGTGGAAAAGAACACCttgctggagcagcaggaggaggatgaggaggcacGACGCAACCtagagaagcagctgcagacgGTGCACGCTCAG ctgtttgagacaaagaagaagctggaggaggacgTGGGAGCGATGGAAAGTCTGGAGGAGGTAAAGAGAAAACTTCTGAAGGACGTGGAGCTGGCCAGCCAGCGTCTGGAGGAGAAGACCATGGCCATGGACAAGATGGAGAAGACCAAGAACCGACTGCAGCAAGAGCTGGACGACCTGATGGTGGACCTGGACCACCAGAGACAGATCGTCTCCAACCTcgaaaagaaacagaagaagttCGATCAG CTGCTGGCGGAGGAGAAAACCATCTCGGCTCGTTATGCTGAGGAGCGTGACCGTGCAGAGGCTGAGGCCAGAGAGAAGGACACCAAGGCTCTGTCCATGGCCAGAGCTCTGGAGGAGGCCCTGGAGGCCAAAGAGGAACTGGAGAGGTTTAACAAGCAGCTCCGTGCTGAAATGGAGGATCTGATGAGCTCCAAGGACGACGTAGGGAAGAAT GTCCATGAACTGGAGAAGTCCAAGCGTACGCTGGAGCaacaggtggaggagatgagaactcagctggaggagctggaggatgagCTGCAGGCCACAGAGGACGCCAAACTGCGCCTGGAGGTCAACATGCAGGCCATGAAGGCCCAGTTTGACCGAGACCTGCAGGCCAGAGAcgagcagggagaggagaagaagagggcgctCATCAAACAG GTGCGTGAGATGGAGGCAGAGTTGGAGGAcgagaggaagcagagaacTCTGTCTGTCGCTGCCAAGAAGAAACTGGAGATGGACCTGAGCGAGCTGGAGGGACAGATCGAAACCGCTAACAAAGGCAGGGAGGAGGCGATTAAACAGCTCAGAAAActacag gCTCAGATGAAGGACTAtcagagggagctggaggaggccagAGCCTCCAGGGACGAGATCTTCACCCAGTCCAAGGAAAACGAGAAGAAACTCAAGAGCCTAGAAGCTGAAATCCTGCAGCTACAGGAG GATCACGCAGCGTCAGAGAGGGCCCGTCGACATGCTGAACAGGAGAGGGACGAGCTGGCTGATGAGATCTCCAACAGTGCTTCTGGAAA gtcatcactgctggaggagaagaggaggctggaggCTCGCATCgcccagctggaggaggagctggaggaggagcagggcaACATGGAGCTGCTCAACGACCGCTTCAGAAAAACCAACATGCAG GTCGACAGCCTGAACGCCGAGCTGGCTGGAGAACGCAACACTGCACAAAAGAGCGAGAACGCTCGGCAACAGATGGAGCGGCAGAACAAG gatttGAAAGCCAAGCTGGCAGAGCTGGAGGGGGCTGTCAAATCAAAGTTTAAGGCATCCATCACTGCCCTGGAGGCCAAGATccttcagctggaggagcagctggagcaggaagCAAA ggagagagcagcagccaaTAAAATCGTCCGGCGCACGgagaagaaactgaaggagGTGATGATGCAAGTGGAGGATGAGCGTCGACATGCTGATCAGTACAAGGAGCAG ATGGAGAAAGCCAACTCTCGTATGAAGCAGCTGAAGCGTCAgctggaggaggcggaggaggaggccacCAGGGCCAATGCCTCCCGCAGGAAGCTGCAGCGGGAGCTGGATGACGCCACCGAGGCCAGTGAGGGTCTCACCCGGGAGGTCAACTCCCTCAAGAATCGcctcag GCGCGGGGGTCCAGtcagcagcttctcctccagccGTTCAGGCCGCCGCAACCTCAATCTGGATGGTGCCTCCATCGACATGTCAGATGACGACGCCGACAGCCGCGCCGGTGACTTCAACGAGACGCAAACCTCCAACGCCGAGTAA